A genome region from Tursiops truncatus isolate mTurTru1 chromosome 15, mTurTru1.mat.Y, whole genome shotgun sequence includes the following:
- the SNRNP25 gene encoding U11/U12 small nuclear ribonucleoprotein 25 kDa protein yields the protein MVVQDPLLCDLPIQVTLEEVNSQIALEYGQAMTVRVCKMDGEVMPVVVVQNATVLDLKKAIQRYVQLRQEREGGIQHISWSYVWRTYHLTSAGEKLAEDQRKLRDYGIRNRDEVSFIKKLRQK from the exons ATGGTAGTGCAGGACCCGCTGCTCTGCGACCTTCCGATCCAG GTTACTTTGGAAGAGGTCAATTCCCAAATAGCACTAGAATACGGCCAAGCAATGACAGTCCGAGTGTGCAAGATGGATGGAGAAGTTATGC CTGTGGTTGTAGTCCAGAACGCCACAGTCCTGGACCTGAAGAAGGCCATCCAGAGATACGTGCAGCTCAGGCAGGAGCGCGAAGGGGGCATTCAGCACATCAGCTG GTCCTATGTGTGGAGGACGTACCACCTGACCTCTGCAGGAGAGAAGCTCGCAGAGGACCAGAGGAAGCTCCGAGA TTATGGTATCCGGAATCGGGATGAGGTGTCCTTCATCAAAAAGCTGAGACAAAAGTGA